The genomic window GCCAACAACAGAAGAGGAAGTAAAAGAAAGGGTTTCCGAGGGAAAAGTTGAAGCAGGCGTTCAACTTGAAAAAAGCAAATATACAATTTATATTGCAAGAAATTCAGAAAATATTCCATTGCTTGAGCAATATGTAAAAGCTTTTTACAAACAAATATTCAAACAAAAGGCAATGGAAGGTATTTCCGGGGAATCGACTGACTCCAACAGAAAAACCGATGCCCAATGGCCCGAAATATTTAGTCTGAAAACATCCTATTTTGATAACAAAGAAAAGCCGGCTTATAACCAGGCGCTTCAATCATTATTTGGATTTACTTTATTTTTTGTCATTTATACGATAGGTTTTAATGTTGTCGATATATTAAATGAAAAACAGATGGGAATATGGGATCGGATTATTATTTCACCTACTTCAAAAGTTGCTGTCTATACGGCCAACTTACTTTATAGTTTTCTTATTGGCTACGTGCAAGTGGTATTCATTTTTTTTGTGTTCCGCTATGGAGCCGGAGTTGATTTTCAAGGTGCTTTCGGAAAAACACTTCTCATTATTATACCTTACCTCTTTTCTATTGTTGCGTTAACGATATTGCTGACAGGTTTAGTAAAAACGACGGGGCAGTTTAATGCGCTGCTGCCGTTGATTGGTGTAAGTTTTGCGATGCTCGGGGGTGCGTATTGGCCGCTTGAAATTGTAAGTTCGGAATTGCTTCTGGCAATTTCGAAAGTAATTCCGGTAACGTATGGCATGGAGCTATTAAAAGGTGCTGTCATTTCTAAGTTTTCGCTGCAAGAGCTGTTATATCCAATTGGTATATTGTTATTAATGGGCGTCGTTATGATGGGTATTGGAATAAGGCTTATTGAAAGAAGGCATGTTTAGGAAAAGGAACAAAGGAACTGACTCATAAGGGTCTGACTCCCTCCGGCAATAACAATATATTAGTGATTTTCTATATATTGTATTGGAGGGGTCTGACCCTTTGCATTTGAGTCAGCTTTGTATTATGATGATATCTTTTCAATTATCATCCGCTTTCCGGTGTTCAAAGTAAATTCAAAACGGTCATTAATTTTCTCATAATAAGAAAAATGGTGCTGGACGCTGCAAATTTGTTCCTGATTATCAAAAATAATAAAGTTGACACCGCTTTTTCGTTCATTATCCCCCAAAAAATCAAGATGGTTATAGCAATAAATACAATCATAGATTGAAAACTGCAGCGAATTGAGCGTTGTAACAAACTGGACAAACGCTTCATCATTTATTTCATTTAATAATTGATCCAACGCAAAAATTAAATGTTTTCGGATCCTAATTAAATCCTGATCCTTTAAATAATGGACCTCATCTCCGAATCCGATTTTTCCATCTTCAAACAAAATTCCTTTTTTCCATCTGTTATGCCGGAAGATTTCAATCTCCTGATGAAGAAGATCATCCAATATTGATGCTTCTTCTGTTTCGCTGTCAAAGAAAATCCATTGTCCGTTAATATTTTCTACCGTTCCTTCATTAAACGCCCTCATTTGATGCTCAAAAAGCTTTAATCGTTGATGTCGATTCATGACTGACCTCCATGAAAATTGCCTCACCATCCTTTGTAGACAGTTTTCGCGAAATTTATAACTATATATCGGAATAATTAGGACAATTAACCATAATTATAAGCATTGCATAAAATAAAAGCATGTTATTTGTTCCGCTAAGAAAGGATGAGGACGATGTGCGGG from Bacillus methanolicus includes these protein-coding regions:
- a CDS encoding ABC transporter permease, which codes for MIGIMIGKFRLLLRKPGALITTTLICMAFAFMIGKAGFDKAEIPVYSSMEADELKLYLNQLNKGDVFRFKPTTEEEVKERVSEGKVEAGVQLEKSKYTIYIARNSENIPLLEQYVKAFYKQIFKQKAMEGISGESTDSNRKTDAQWPEIFSLKTSYFDNKEKPAYNQALQSLFGFTLFFVIYTIGFNVVDILNEKQMGIWDRIIISPTSKVAVYTANLLYSFLIGYVQVVFIFFVFRYGAGVDFQGAFGKTLLIIIPYLFSIVALTILLTGLVKTTGQFNALLPLIGVSFAMLGGAYWPLEIVSSELLLAISKVIPVTYGMELLKGAVISKFSLQELLYPIGILLLMGVVMMGIGIRLIERRHV
- a CDS encoding DUF2777 domain-containing protein, translated to MNRHQRLKLFEHQMRAFNEGTVENINGQWIFFDSETEEASILDDLLHQEIEIFRHNRWKKGILFEDGKIGFGDEVHYLKDQDLIRIRKHLIFALDQLLNEINDEAFVQFVTTLNSLQFSIYDCIYCYNHLDFLGDNERKSGVNFIIFDNQEQICSVQHHFSYYEKINDRFEFTLNTGKRMIIEKISS